In one Salvelinus fontinalis isolate EN_2023a chromosome 16, ASM2944872v1, whole genome shotgun sequence genomic region, the following are encoded:
- the LOC129813219 gene encoding uncharacterized protein LOC129813219 isoform X2, translating to MASVKDSSQTLRLNIITKDKEEEVKIWECDDYPGESPDMASVELVGSSQTLGLNVTINDEQKEDIGESADHVIPAGQQSSQPASSHPSRPAVIPAGQQSSQPASSHPSGPAVIPAGQQPSQRASSQPKPASSQPKPASSHPSRPAVIPAGQQPSQPASSHPSRPAAIPAGQQPSQPASSQPKPASSHPSRPNHTLFLVHWNRH from the exons ATGGCATCGGTGAAAGACAGTAGTCAAACACTCCGGCTGAATATCATCACGAAAGATAAAGAAGAGGAAGTGAAGATTTGGGAATGTGATGATTACCCAG GAGAGAGTCCAGACATGgcatcagtagagctggtaggcAGCAGTCAAACACTGGGGCTGAATGTCACCATTAATGATGAACAGAAGGAAGACATTGGGGAATCTGCTGATCATG TCATCCCAGCCGGCCAGCAGTCATCCCAGCCGGCCAGCAGCCATCCCAGCCGGCCAGCAGTCATCCCAGCCGGCCAGCAGTCATCCCAGCCGGCCAGCAGCCATCCCAGCGGGCCAGCAGTCATCCCAGCGGGCCAGCAGCCATCCCAGCGGGCCAGCAGCCAACCCAAGCCGGCCAGCAGCCAACCCAAGCCGGCCAGCAGTCATCCCAGCCGGCCAGCAGTCATCCCAGCCGGCCAGCAGCCATCCCAGCCGGCCAGCAGCCATCCCAGCCGGCCAGCAGCCATCCCAGCCGGCCAGCAGCCATCCCAGCCGGCCAGCAGTCAACCCAAGCCGGCCAGCAgtcatcccagccggccaaaccatACACTGTTTCTTGTTCACTGGAATCGTCATTAA
- the LOC129813219 gene encoding oocyte zinc finger protein XlCOF19-like isoform X1, with translation MASVKDSSQTLRLNIITKDKEEEVKIWECDDYPGESPDMASVELVGSSQTLGLNVTINDEQKEDIGESADHGETSNSSDQVETFPASGKKHQEGSKAKGSRHCPHCEESFPFPSYLERHLRKHSGEKPYSCSVCGRSFSQLSGLNVHQRTHTGEKPHRCPHCEESFPFPSYLERHLRKHSGEKPYSCSVCGMSFSQLSGLNVHQRTHTGEKPHHCPHCEKSFPFPSYLERHLRKHSGEKPYCCPDCGKCFTTSSHLTSHRRVHTGEKPYSCSDCGKSFPFPSYLERHLRKHANHCVI, from the exons ATGGCATCGGTGAAAGACAGTAGTCAAACACTCCGGCTGAATATCATCACGAAAGATAAAGAAGAGGAAGTGAAGATTTGGGAATGTGATGATTACCCAG GAGAGAGTCCAGACATGgcatcagtagagctggtaggcAGCAGTCAAACACTGGGGCTGAATGTCACCATTAATGATGAACAGAAGGAAGACATTGGGGAATCTGCTGATCATG GAGAGACCTCTAACTCCTCTGACCAAGTCGAGACATTTCCTGCATCGGGGAAGAAACATCAGGAAGGGAGCAAAGCTAAGGGGTCTCGCCACTGCCCACACTGTGAGGAGAGCTTCCCATTCCCATCATATCTTGAAAGACACCTTCGAAAACAttctggagagaagccttattccTGCTCTGTCTGTGGGAGGAGTTTCTCTCAACTGAGTGGCTTGAACGTGCACCAgcgaacacacactggagagaagcctcaCCGCTGTCCTCACTGTGAGGAGAGTTTCCCATTCCCATCATATCTTGAAAGACACCTACGAAAACAttctggagagaagccttattccTGCTCTGTCTGTGGGATGAGTTTCTCTCAACTGAGTGGTTTGAACGTGCACCAgcgaacacacactggagagaagcctcaCCACTGTCCTCACTGTGAGAAGAGTTTCCCATTCCCATCATATCTTGAAAGACACCTGCGAAAACAttctggagagaagccttactgctGCCCTGACTGTGggaaatgcttcacaacatcaagtCATCTAACCTCTCATCGTCGagttcacacaggggagaagccttactcctgctctgactgcggGAAGAGTTTCCCATTCCCGTCATATCTTGAACGACACCTGCGGAAACATGCTAACCATTGTGTTATATGA
- the LOC129813217 gene encoding thrombomodulin: protein MFTAIMARRTNPFVGLITIIIITMLMLTVRGESIDSTTCVCKGNICNAVTLGAVDFQTSGEKCQNMEGELLTVRSAASDEIIGDLLVGVTGDFWIGLRLPADRCSNIESKLRGYQWATGFQVTEFSNWKDNVNICAPRCVSVSTDRMWTERPCQEKVEGFLCQNVHKSTCQTPHMEAQEFSHQGVIYSNEGCAGAPCEHICTEAPGGYKCSCYERYIPSSENPSLCKMHCPLAKCPVICDRHSAGTQCDCPSGFIKSDDYCQDIDECENGYCDQRCVNTFGGFVCSCRAGFSLQNLVKCVKTDGNESVPLTTPVHSDFLAPGFNFTNNVSSATAGGFLWVWIFIAVAVIVLILVVRYCVIKRHEQNVDSQQRCNDEAL, encoded by the coding sequence ATGTTTACTGCGATCATGGCAAGGAGAACGAATCCTTTTGTTGGTTTGATAACCATAATTATTATAACTATGTTAATGCTAACGGTGCGAGGGGAAAGCATTGACTCGACTACCTGCGTGTGCAAGGGGAACATTTGCAACGCTGTAACCCTGGGTGCTGTCGATTTCCAGACATCGGGGGAAAAATGCCAAAATATGGAAGGAGAGTTATTGACCGTTCGATCTGCAGCATCAGACGAAATTATTGGAGATTTACTTGTAGGCGTAACGGGAGACTTCTGGATTGGATTGCGCCTACCAGCTGACCGATGTAGCAACATCGAATCGAAATTGAGAGGATACCAGTGGGCAACTGGATTTCAAGTCACAGAATTCAGCAACTGGAAAGACAACGTAAATATCTGCGCTCCACGGTGTGTGTCCGTTTCTACCGATCGAATGTGGACAGAACGACCTTGCCAGGAAAAAGTCGAGGGATTTTTGTGTCAGAATGTTCATAAAAGCACGTGCCAAACACCGCATATGGAGGCTCAGGAGTTTTCTCATCAAGGTGTGATCTATAGTAATGAAGGATGCGCTGGGGCACCATGCGAACATATATGCACAGAGGCACCAGGGGGCTACAAATGCTCGTGTTATGAACGCTATATTCCAAGTAGCGAAAACCCCAGCTTGTGTAAAATGCACTGTCCTTTGGCCAAATGTCCAGTAATATGCGACAGACACAGCGCTGGGACACAATGTGATTGTCCTAGTGGCTTTATAAAGAGTGATGATTATTGCCAAGACATTGACGAATGCGAGAATGGATATTGTGATCAACGTTGTGTTAACACGTTTGGAGGTTTTGTTTGTTCATGCAGAGCAGGATTTTCCCTTCAAAATCTCGTTAAATGTGTCAAAACAGACGGAAATGAAAGTGTTCCCTTAACAACGCCTGTCCACAGCGACTTTTTAGCGCCAGGTTTTAACTTTACAAATAATGTATCATCAGCAACAGCGGGGGGGTTTCTTTGGGTATGGATTTTCATTGCAGTGGCGGTCATAGTGCTGATACTTGTTGTTCGGTATTGTGTTATTAAGCGTCATGAGCAGAATGTTGATAGCCAACAGAGATGCAATGATGAGGCGTTATAG
- the LOC129813216 gene encoding complement component C1q receptor-like, producing MIAVGLLDYVGMMLLLLLQLSMWGATGADTGREATVCTSNACFSFHMEGVSFEDARLKCHGDGGYLVTTKDKSEMAELQSTLSQIDVSHRYLDFKFWIGLKLRKGDCIVRDMSLNGFKWISGGEYSQYSNWEKEPRSTCTEERCVLVHYSLWSRNELKWTDGSCKDKAFYSCKFYFKGMCKPLLLAGGEQVNYMLPFSENQLNDDNNMTAFPFGTYADIRCNDSDHFSICKLTDGVYGWTIPGPFCGSDKPNCGYKNGGCDHLCVDSDAGGVRCGCKDGYVLGQDRVSCGLKEYCHSSPCQYQCVTGPTGFSCVCPNGFQLDKDQFGCIDVDECHINACGGHHCINTQGSYTCRCKGGYTMVDGKCHDIDECTESRCPQICLNSEGSFSCHCIAGFTVSEDGHTCIDIDECFSNRCEDKCTNTIGSFRCSCHQHFRLHPNGITCVRDVTVVSTAETSSDHRDTDQQDETRNTITILPVELKIETQFTHGPPQDTIRHDITHDITQHRPSSKTIGMSGPTHNYNLFSSRLSICVIASVVPLLILIAVTSGIVIFRCSNSKKEARKKIATADSYCWVASGIETRLDTFDGSLESTA from the coding sequence ATGATTGCTGTTGGTTTATTGGATTATGTGGGAATGATGCTGTTACTTTTACTGCAACTCTCTATGTGGGGAGCAACTGGAGCAGACACCGGCCGAGAAGCAACTGTTTGTACATCCAATGCCTGTTTCTCTTTTCACATGGAGGGAGTCAGCTTTGAAGACGCTCGATTGAAATGCCATGGTGACGGAGGTTACTTGGTAACAACTAAAGACAAAAGCGAGATGGCAGAACTTCAGTCAACCCTTTCACAGATCGACGTAAGCCATCGCTATTTGGACTTCAAATTTTGGATCGGACTGAAATTGCGTAAAGGCGACTGCATTGTAAGGGACATGAGTCTCAACGGGTTTAAGTGGATATCTGGAGGGGAATATTCCCAATACTCGAACTGGGAGAAGGAACCTCGCAGCACCTGCACAGAGGAGCGTTGCGTGTTGGTACATTACTCTTTATGGAGTCGCAATGAATTGAAATGGACGGATGGATCTTGCAAAGACAAGGCTTTTTACTCGTGCAAATTCTATTTCAAGGGAATGTGTAAACCTTTGTTGTTGGCAGGAGGAGAGCAAGTGAATTACATGCTCCCATTCTCAGAAAATCAATTAAATGATGATAATAACATGACTGCATTCCCATTTGGAACATATGCTGATATAAGATGCAATGACAGTGATCACTTTTCCATTTGTAAATTAACGGATGGTGTCTATGGTTGGACTATCCCTGGTCCGTTTTGCGGCTCAGATAAACCGAACTGTGGGTATAAAAACGGTGGATGTGATCATTTGTGCGTTGATAGTGACGCTGGTGGTGTCCGTTGTGGATGCAAGGACGGTTATGTGTTAGGACAGGACAGAGTATCATGTGGCCTAAAGGAATATTGTCACAGTTCTCCATGCCAGTACCAATGTGTAACAGGACCAACGGGCTTCTCGTGCGTATGCCCAAACGGCTTCCAATTGGATAAAGACCAATTTGGTTGTATTGATGTTGATGAATGCCACATTAATGCCTGCGGTGGTCATCATTGCATCAATACCCAAGGCAGTTACACATGTAGGTGCAAGGGAGGCTACACAATGGTTGATGGCAAATGCCACGATATAGACGAGTGCACGGAATCTAGATGTCCCCAAATATGTCTTAACTCTGAAGGATCCTTCTCCTGCCATTGCATCGCGGGGTTCACTGTGTCCGAGGACGGTCATACTTGTATAGACATAGACGAATGCTTTAGTAATCGATGCGAGGACAAATGCACTAATACCATTGGTAGTTTCAGGTGTTCTTGCCATCAGCACTTCCGGTTACACCCTAATGGAATCACCTGCGTTCGAGATGTGACTGTTGTCTCCACTGCGGAGACGTCAAGTGATCATAGAGACACTGACCAACAGGACGAGACTAGGAACACTATAACCATTTTGCCGGTTGAATTAAAAATAGAGACTCAGTTCACCCACGGACCACCTCAAGACACTATTAGGCACGACATTACGCATGACATTACGCAGCATAGGCCGTCCAGCAAAACCATTGGAATGAGTGGGCCAACGCATAATTACAATTTGTTTAGCTCTCGGCTGTCTATTTGCGTCATTGCTTCTGTTGTTCCACTACTTATTCTCATTGCAGTAACCTCTGGTATTGTCATATTTCGATGTAGTAATTCAAAAAAAGAAGCGAGGAAGAAAATCGCCACTGCTGACAGTTATTGTTGGGTGGCTTCTGGTATAGAGACTCGGTTAGACACATTTGATGGGTCACTTGAAAGCACAGCTTGA